One Cellulomonas soli DNA window includes the following coding sequences:
- a CDS encoding ATP-dependent DNA helicase, with translation MSALSAVQISALLGQHPPTAEQQRIIEAPLVPTLVVAGAGSGKTETMAGRVVWLLANGYVAPEQVLGLTFTRKAAGELGDRVRLRLRHLDRAAARAGVELPGRAALHPEGSRTDDVLGDLVRPTVSTYHSYAASLVGDHALRLGLEPSARLLGEAAQWQLASEVVESWTGDLDTESATSTVVEAILLLSGALDEHLLEPAQAQTGIEEIVEAIAATPPGSPPREPYAEVRRLVRSLQERVRVLDLVADYRARKRTQDVLDFGDQVALAARLARDVPEVGAAERARFRVVLLDEYQDTSFAQLTLLSSLFGDGHPVTAVGDPHQSIYGWRGASAGGLERFPEQFRTIGADGAARRADVHALSTSWRNDHAILDAANLVAGPLRAGARVPLPVLEARPGAGQGRVQAHVADTVEDEARAVARFVAERWRPAGPGVDRVSAAVLCRKRAQFPVLRQALREAGLPVEVVGLGGLLSTPEVVDLVAALQAAHDPSRGDALVRLLTGARTRLGAADLHALSAWASELSARHAGPGRGRPAGGVEADVVDERSIVDALDDLPPAQWCSRTGRSLTEVAQARLADLAGLLRALRAHTYLSLPELVGEAERLLGLDIEVAARTGVSPGRARAHLDAFRDVAVDFSQSADHPTLGAFLAWLEAAESREDGLDLPVAEPDPDAVQLITIHAAKGLEWDVVAVAGMVDGGLPATATQGKDGPKDSAWLTGLGNLPYPLRGDRHDLPDFAYAGAAAPKDLEARRKQFALDAGDHEVAEERRLAYVALTRARSDLLLTAAWWGQAKGARKVSLFLTELAEAGLVGTEDWAQVPVDGVENPREVAQSVVVWPGDPFAGSGAEHSRRGPVQAAAAAVRDALGAGTTPSSEAAPLDPLDALADRLLAERERAARPSPEVVLPAHLSASALVRLDSDPAEFARALRRPVPLEPSPQARRGTAFHAWVEGWFGSASLVDLDDLPGADDDSLPVDADQAALRAAFLATPWAQRRPVAVEVDIETPVDGYVIRSRIDAVFPDEPAHPDGSVPAVAADAVVVVDWKTGAPPTDPDARASRELQLAVYRLAWSRWTGTPLDRVGAAFCYVGAGVTVRPERLLDEDEITDLLRRSTSHGGADDEPAGAPGAPSPVVAVSRPS, from the coding sequence GTGAGCGCGCTGTCGGCCGTCCAGATCTCCGCCCTGCTCGGTCAGCACCCGCCGACCGCCGAGCAGCAGCGCATCATCGAGGCGCCGCTCGTCCCGACGCTCGTCGTCGCCGGGGCCGGCTCGGGCAAGACCGAGACCATGGCCGGGCGGGTCGTCTGGCTGCTCGCCAACGGCTACGTGGCCCCCGAGCAGGTGCTCGGCCTGACGTTCACCCGCAAGGCCGCCGGCGAGCTCGGCGACCGCGTCCGGCTGCGGCTGCGGCACCTCGACCGGGCGGCCGCGCGTGCCGGGGTCGAGCTGCCCGGCAGGGCCGCGCTGCACCCCGAGGGCTCACGCACGGACGACGTGCTCGGGGACCTCGTGCGCCCGACCGTCTCGACCTACCACTCCTACGCCGCCTCGCTCGTCGGCGACCACGCGCTGCGGCTCGGCCTCGAGCCGTCCGCCCGGCTGCTCGGCGAGGCCGCGCAGTGGCAGCTCGCGAGCGAGGTCGTCGAGTCGTGGACCGGTGACCTGGACACCGAGTCGGCCACGTCGACCGTCGTCGAGGCGATCCTGCTGCTGTCCGGGGCGCTCGACGAGCACCTGCTCGAGCCCGCGCAGGCGCAGACGGGGATCGAGGAGATCGTCGAGGCGATCGCCGCGACCCCGCCGGGCAGCCCGCCGCGCGAGCCCTACGCCGAGGTGCGCCGGCTCGTGCGCTCCCTGCAGGAGCGGGTGCGGGTGCTCGACCTGGTCGCCGACTACCGGGCACGCAAGCGCACGCAGGACGTGCTCGACTTCGGCGACCAGGTGGCGCTCGCCGCCCGCCTCGCGCGGGACGTGCCCGAGGTCGGGGCCGCCGAGCGCGCGCGGTTCCGCGTGGTGCTCCTCGACGAGTACCAGGACACGTCGTTCGCCCAGCTCACGCTGCTCTCGTCGTTGTTCGGCGACGGGCACCCCGTGACCGCGGTCGGGGACCCCCACCAGTCCATCTACGGCTGGCGGGGCGCCAGCGCGGGCGGGCTCGAGCGGTTCCCGGAGCAGTTCCGCACGATCGGCGCGGACGGTGCGGCGCGGCGCGCCGACGTGCACGCGCTGTCGACGTCGTGGCGCAACGACCACGCGATCCTCGACGCGGCGAACCTCGTCGCCGGTCCGCTACGTGCCGGTGCCCGTGTGCCGCTGCCCGTGCTCGAGGCGCGTCCGGGTGCGGGCCAGGGGCGGGTGCAGGCGCACGTGGCCGACACCGTCGAGGACGAGGCCCGGGCCGTCGCCCGGTTCGTGGCCGAACGCTGGCGGCCCGCGGGGCCCGGCGTGGACCGTGTCTCGGCGGCCGTGCTGTGCCGCAAGCGCGCCCAGTTCCCGGTGCTCCGGCAGGCCCTGCGCGAGGCGGGCCTCCCGGTCGAGGTCGTCGGGCTCGGCGGCCTGCTGTCGACCCCGGAGGTCGTCGACCTCGTGGCCGCGCTGCAGGCGGCGCACGACCCGTCGCGCGGCGACGCGCTCGTGCGGCTGCTCACCGGCGCCCGGACGCGACTGGGGGCGGCCGACCTGCACGCGCTGTCGGCGTGGGCCAGCGAGCTGTCCGCCCGGCACGCGGGCCCGGGGCGCGGGCGGCCGGCTGGCGGGGTCGAGGCCGACGTGGTCGACGAGCGCAGCATCGTCGACGCGCTGGACGACCTGCCCCCGGCGCAGTGGTGCAGCCGCACCGGACGCTCGCTCACCGAGGTGGCGCAGGCGCGGCTCGCCGACCTGGCCGGACTGCTGCGTGCGTTGCGTGCGCACACGTACCTCTCGCTGCCCGAGCTGGTCGGCGAGGCCGAGCGGCTGCTCGGTCTGGACATCGAGGTCGCCGCCCGTACCGGCGTCTCGCCGGGCCGGGCGCGAGCCCACCTGGACGCGTTCCGGGACGTCGCGGTCGACTTCTCCCAGTCGGCCGACCACCCCACGCTCGGCGCGTTCCTCGCCTGGCTGGAGGCGGCCGAGTCCCGCGAGGACGGACTGGACCTGCCCGTCGCCGAACCCGACCCCGACGCGGTGCAGCTCATCACCATCCATGCCGCCAAGGGTCTGGAGTGGGACGTCGTCGCGGTGGCCGGGATGGTCGACGGCGGGCTGCCCGCGACCGCCACGCAGGGCAAGGACGGGCCGAAGGACTCCGCCTGGCTGACCGGGCTGGGGAACCTGCCGTACCCGCTGCGCGGCGACCGTCACGACCTGCCCGACTTCGCCTACGCCGGTGCGGCCGCCCCGAAGGACCTCGAGGCGCGCCGCAAGCAGTTCGCGCTCGATGCCGGGGACCACGAGGTCGCCGAGGAGCGCCGTCTCGCCTACGTCGCGCTGACCCGGGCGCGCTCCGACCTGCTGCTCACGGCGGCCTGGTGGGGGCAGGCGAAGGGCGCGCGGAAGGTCTCGCTCTTCCTCACCGAGCTGGCCGAGGCTGGGCTCGTCGGCACGGAGGACTGGGCGCAGGTCCCGGTCGACGGTGTGGAGAACCCGCGCGAGGTCGCGCAGAGCGTGGTCGTGTGGCCCGGCGACCCGTTCGCCGGGTCGGGAGCGGAGCACAGCCGGCGCGGCCCGGTGCAGGCCGCCGCCGCGGCCGTGCGCGACGCCCTGGGTGCAGGGACGACCCCTTCCTCGGAGGCGGCGCCGCTCGACCCTCTCGACGCGCTCGCGGACCGGCTGCTCGCCGAGCGGGAGCGCGCCGCCCGGCCGTCGCCGGAGGTCGTCCTGCCCGCGCACCTGTCGGCCTCGGCCCTCGTCCGCCTGGACAGCGACCCGGCGGAGTTCGCGCGCGCTCTGCGCCGACCGGTGCCCCTCGAGCCGTCGCCGCAGGCCCGTCGGGGCACGGCGTTCCACGCCTGGGTGGAGGGCTGGTTCGGTTCCGCGTCGCTCGTCGATCTCGACGACCTGCCCGGCGCGGACGACGACTCGCTGCCCGTCGACGCCGACCAGGCCGCGCTGCGGGCCGCATTCCTGGCGACCCCGTGGGCGCAGCGCCGACCGGTGGCCGTCGAGGTGGACATCGAGACGCCCGTCGACGGCTACGTGATCCGTTCCCGCATCGACGCGGTGTTCCCCGACGAGCCGGCGCACCCCGACGGCTCGGTGCCGGCGGTTGCCGCCGACGCCGTGGTCGTCGTCGACTGGAAGACCGGGGCGCCGCCGACCGATCCGGACGCCCGGGCGTCCCGCGAGCTGCAGCTCGCCGTCTACCGCCTGGCGTGGTCACGCTGGACCGGCACCCCGCTGGACCGGGTGGGCGCGGCGTTCTGCTACGTCGGCGCCGGTGTCACGGTCCGGCCCGAGCGTCTGCTGGACGAGGACGAGATCACCGACCTGCTGCGTCGCTCCACGTCGCACGGTGGGGCGGACGACGAGCCCGCAGGCGCCCCGGGCGCGCCGTCGCCCGTCGTGGCGGTCAGCCGACCGAGCTGA
- the nudC gene encoding NAD(+) diphosphatase, with translation MVVDELPLSRAAVDRAAELRGRADLVAGALADERTRVLLLRDGLTAVDDEGVALLLLSPAQLRDVRAIDPAVAATGDDDGWVFLGRDDEGTHYLALHGPAPAEGQTPPTGQDGGVRFASLRVLGALLSARDAGLATTAVALAAWHANHRHCPRCGSPTRVTQAGWSRTCVQDGSEHYPRTDPAVIMAVVDDDDRLLLGHAVAWPAGRYSTLAGFVESGESLEHAVRREVLEETRVAVGEVEYRGSQPWPFPASLMLGFRARALSVEVTADGEEMGDARWFTRAELAEAVRDGSVVPPGRSSIARALIEEWFGGALPTDDWTA, from the coding sequence GTGGTCGTCGACGAGCTTCCCCTGTCCCGTGCTGCCGTGGACCGTGCGGCCGAGCTGCGTGGTCGTGCCGACCTCGTGGCCGGTGCCCTCGCGGACGAGCGGACCCGGGTCCTGCTGCTGCGGGACGGTCTGACGGCGGTCGACGACGAGGGTGTGGCGCTGCTGCTCCTGTCGCCCGCGCAGCTGCGCGACGTGCGAGCCATCGACCCGGCGGTCGCCGCGACTGGGGACGACGACGGCTGGGTGTTCCTCGGCAGGGACGACGAGGGCACGCACTACCTCGCGTTGCACGGGCCGGCTCCCGCCGAGGGTCAGACGCCCCCGACCGGGCAGGACGGTGGCGTGCGGTTCGCGTCGTTGCGTGTCCTCGGCGCGCTGCTGTCCGCCCGTGACGCCGGGCTCGCCACGACGGCTGTCGCCCTCGCTGCCTGGCACGCGAACCACCGGCACTGCCCGCGCTGTGGGTCCCCGACGCGGGTGACGCAGGCCGGGTGGTCGCGCACGTGCGTGCAGGACGGGTCCGAGCACTACCCGCGCACGGATCCCGCGGTGATCATGGCGGTCGTCGACGATGACGACCGGCTGCTGCTCGGGCACGCCGTGGCGTGGCCTGCGGGCCGGTACTCGACGCTCGCGGGTTTCGTCGAGTCGGGGGAGTCCCTCGAGCACGCGGTGCGCCGCGAGGTCCTCGAGGAGACCCGGGTCGCCGTCGGCGAGGTCGAGTACCGCGGCAGCCAGCCGTGGCCGTTCCCGGCGTCCCTGATGCTCGGTTTCCGCGCCCGGGCGCTGTCGGTCGAGGTGACCGCGGACGGCGAGGAGATGGGGGACGCGCGGTGGTTCACGCGCGCGGAGCTGGCCGAGGCCGTCCGCGACGGCAGTGTGGTGCCGCCGGGGCGGTCGTCCATCGCGCGGGCCCTGATCGAGGAGTGGTTCGGGGGCGCGCTGCCCACCGACGACTGGACGGCCTGA
- a CDS encoding phosphotransferase has translation MARSPLALAALATVAVPGLDAFDVRRSDHPGTDTDVAVVIDATRRRWVVRAPRTAAAGAALEAEAALLGSLAPFVDAGRLPFAVPRPAGFAHLPEGGRACVHPEIAGQPLNLETLEPGPGLAASLGRALAALHELPTSLVEDAGLPVYDASAYRARRQAEVDEAARTGKVPPTLLRRWEDMLEDVALWRFRPTVVHGDLTSEDVLVREGVVSGILDWNEVKVADPADDLSWVLVAAPQDAAEAVMEAYQLRRTELTDPHLTDRALLAGELALARWLLHGVRSGDQEIVADAVEMLVDLDDHTRTDEDAVSSVG, from the coding sequence GTGGCACGTTCACCTCTCGCTCTCGCCGCCCTCGCGACCGTCGCGGTCCCCGGGCTCGACGCGTTCGACGTGCGCCGCTCCGACCACCCCGGCACCGACACCGACGTGGCGGTCGTGATCGACGCGACCCGTCGACGCTGGGTCGTGCGCGCGCCGCGGACCGCGGCCGCCGGCGCCGCACTCGAGGCCGAGGCCGCGCTGCTGGGCTCCCTCGCCCCGTTCGTCGACGCCGGCCGCCTGCCCTTCGCGGTACCCCGGCCCGCCGGCTTCGCGCACCTACCCGAGGGCGGACGAGCCTGCGTCCACCCCGAGATCGCCGGGCAACCGCTGAACCTGGAGACGCTCGAGCCCGGCCCGGGGCTGGCCGCCTCGCTGGGACGCGCGCTCGCCGCCCTGCACGAGCTGCCCACCTCGCTCGTCGAGGACGCCGGCCTGCCCGTCTACGACGCCTCCGCCTACCGGGCCCGTCGTCAAGCCGAGGTCGACGAGGCCGCCCGGACCGGCAAGGTCCCGCCGACGCTGCTGCGGCGCTGGGAGGACATGCTGGAGGACGTCGCCCTGTGGCGGTTCCGTCCGACCGTGGTGCACGGGGACCTCACGAGCGAGGACGTGCTCGTCCGCGAAGGCGTCGTCTCCGGGATCCTCGACTGGAACGAGGTGAAGGTCGCCGACCCTGCCGACGACCTGTCCTGGGTCCTCGTCGCCGCCCCGCAGGACGCCGCCGAGGCCGTCATGGAGGCCTACCAGCTGCGCCGCACGGAGCTGACCGACCCGCACCTGACCGACCGCGCGCTGCTGGCCGGCGAGCTGGCCCTGGCCCGTTGGCTGCTGCACGGGGTCCGCAGCGGCGACCAGGAGATCGTCGCCGACGCCGTCGAGATGCTCGTCGACCTGGACGACCACACACGCACCGACGAGGACGCCGTCAGCTCGGTCGGCTGA
- a CDS encoding WhiB family transcriptional regulator produces the protein MRLTTLLDTDRVGSGPWPSTDAPTETRPTISTPQPSATRSTVDDRRQFNRLVADLIPCRNNDSELWFAERTVEVERAKALCRECPLIEGCLAGALEREEPWGVWGGQVFVAGAVVATKRGRGRPRKDRTAAA, from the coding sequence GTGCGGCTCACGACGCTGCTCGACACCGACCGGGTCGGATCCGGCCCTTGGCCATCGACCGACGCCCCGACCGAGACCCGCCCGACGATCTCGACCCCGCAGCCGTCGGCCACGCGGTCGACGGTCGACGACCGTCGTCAGTTCAACCGCCTCGTCGCGGACCTCATCCCGTGCCGGAACAACGACTCCGAGCTGTGGTTCGCCGAGCGCACGGTCGAGGTCGAGCGTGCCAAGGCGCTGTGCCGCGAGTGCCCGCTGATCGAGGGGTGCCTCGCCGGGGCGCTCGAGCGGGAGGAGCCGTGGGGCGTGTGGGGCGGCCAGGTCTTCGTGGCCGGGGCGGTCGTCGCGACCAAGCGGGGCCGTGGGCGGCCGCGAAAGGACCGGACCGCGGCGGCATGA
- a CDS encoding mycoredoxin → MTTQTLPPAGSVTMYSTTWCGYCRRLKTQLDSAGIGYVEVNIEDLPDAAAYVESVNGGNQTVPTVVFPDGSALTNPSLLDVRDRLAN, encoded by the coding sequence ATGACGACGCAGACCCTGCCCCCGGCCGGAAGCGTGACCATGTACTCGACCACCTGGTGCGGGTACTGCCGCCGGCTCAAGACGCAGCTCGACTCGGCCGGCATCGGCTACGTCGAGGTCAACATCGAGGACCTGCCCGACGCGGCCGCCTACGTCGAGTCGGTCAACGGAGGCAACCAGACCGTGCCGACCGTCGTCTTCCCCGACGGGTCCGCGCTGACCAACCCCTCGCTGCTGGACGTGCGCGACCGCCTCGCCAACTGA
- a CDS encoding thiamine biosynthesis protein ThiF: MTVRLRPGLRVLRRTDTEVQVGTDPRWAVRLTDLRPAEVEALVAVDALTDLRSLGRHARLSPARLGPLVDALQEAGLTVDEDRSRTLPGPATVEAAAVSLARGGTDPGALLRARAARSVGVLGLGPVGLGIAVTLAAAGVGTLVLDDERPVRSADVGPCGYRWSDAGSMRSTASARILRDVRPEIRLGQTDEPDVLVLVEHGAAAPERAHVLLTSGLPHLSVVVREAGIVVGPFVQPSDPHPGACLRCLDLHRVDLDPSWPVVAAQLAAATHVTRPDAGPGARGTPLDEPVVVSAMAAAVAAADVLAVLDGCVPRTRSTTVEIAVPDAVPRERSWAVHPSCGCTALPGVDAVGDGGRPRSPLPV, translated from the coding sequence ATGACCGTTCGCCTGCGCCCCGGGCTGCGTGTGCTGCGGCGCACGGACACCGAGGTCCAGGTCGGCACCGACCCGCGCTGGGCCGTGCGGCTGACCGACCTGCGACCTGCCGAGGTCGAGGCGCTCGTCGCGGTCGACGCTCTCACCGACCTGCGCTCCCTCGGCCGCCACGCGCGCCTGTCCCCCGCACGGCTCGGCCCGCTCGTCGACGCCCTGCAGGAAGCCGGGCTGACCGTGGACGAGGACCGGTCCCGCACCCTGCCCGGACCCGCCACGGTCGAGGCCGCCGCCGTCAGCCTGGCCCGGGGCGGGACGGACCCCGGAGCGCTGCTGCGCGCCCGTGCCGCACGCAGCGTCGGTGTCCTCGGGCTCGGGCCCGTCGGGCTGGGCATCGCGGTCACGCTCGCGGCCGCAGGCGTCGGCACCCTCGTGCTCGACGACGAACGTCCCGTCCGATCGGCCGACGTCGGCCCCTGCGGCTACCGGTGGAGCGACGCGGGGTCGATGCGGTCGACCGCGTCCGCCCGGATCCTGCGCGACGTGCGGCCCGAGATCCGGCTGGGGCAGACCGACGAGCCCGACGTCCTCGTCCTGGTCGAGCACGGCGCCGCGGCGCCCGAGCGTGCGCACGTGCTGCTGACGTCCGGGCTGCCCCACCTGTCCGTCGTGGTGCGCGAGGCCGGCATCGTCGTCGGGCCGTTCGTGCAGCCGTCGGACCCCCACCCCGGCGCGTGCCTGCGCTGCCTGGACCTGCACCGCGTCGACCTCGACCCGTCGTGGCCGGTGGTCGCCGCACAGCTCGCCGCGGCCACGCACGTCACCCGGCCCGACGCAGGCCCCGGCGCCCGGGGAACCCCGCTGGACGAGCCGGTCGTGGTCTCCGCGATGGCGGCCGCGGTGGCCGCGGCCGACGTCCTGGCGGTGCTCGACGGCTGCGTGCCGCGCACCCGGTCGACCACCGTCGAGATCGCCGTCCCGGACGCGGTGCCCCGTGAACGCAGCTGGGCGGTGCACCCCTCCTGCGGGTGCACCGCCCTGCCGGGGGTCGACGCCGTCGGTGACGGCGGTCGACCTCGGTCCCCCCTGCCGGTCTGA
- a CDS encoding ATP-dependent helicase — MSADALLDALDPDQREVAVALRGPVCVLAGAGTGKTRAITHRIAYGVRTGVYRPGSVLAVTFTAKAAGEMRVRLRDLGVVGVQARTFHAAALRQLGFFWPKVVGGAPPRLVEQKAPLVADAARRLGLAVDRVGVRDLAAEIEWSKVSLVVPDEYEKAVEAVGRPIPAGYDAQAVARLLTAYEETKAERGVIDFEDVLLDLAGMLVQRGEIAEEVRAQYRHFVVDEYQDVSPLQQFLLRQWLGGRHELCVVGDPSQTIYSFAGATPYHLQTFAQDHPRATVVRLVRDYRSTPQVVSLANRLLAPTRRAGGPQPLQLIAQRPDGPDVRYVAYADDEDEAQGVAHRVARLVAEGVPAREIAVLYRTNAQSEAFEQAFAASGIASQVRGGARFFARRDVREAIVLLRGAARATADDQSMTEAVRDVLRTCGWAERAPESRGAARDRWDAMQALVTLADELEAERARGGTRATVADLVAELDERDATQHAPTVDGVTLASLHAAKGLEWDAVFLVGLSEGLVPFALADTDAELAEERRLLYVGVTRARARLELSFAAARAPGTRAVRRRSRFLDGLWPQGDAPVGRGRGGARTGGATGAGRGGAGLDERVEPHPGVVDGLTRWRRRTADELGRTTTSVLSDAAITAVARRLPTSLAELGQVAGIGARTLGSYGLELLVVVRDSAADGASE, encoded by the coding sequence ATGTCCGCCGACGCCCTCCTCGACGCCCTCGACCCCGACCAACGAGAGGTCGCGGTCGCGCTGAGGGGACCCGTCTGCGTGCTCGCGGGCGCGGGGACCGGCAAGACCCGGGCCATCACGCACCGCATCGCGTACGGGGTGCGCACGGGGGTGTACCGCCCGGGCAGCGTGCTCGCGGTGACGTTCACCGCCAAGGCCGCCGGCGAGATGCGGGTGCGGCTGCGCGACCTCGGTGTCGTCGGTGTCCAGGCCCGCACGTTCCACGCGGCCGCGCTGCGTCAGCTGGGCTTCTTCTGGCCCAAGGTCGTCGGTGGTGCACCGCCCCGGCTGGTCGAGCAGAAGGCACCGCTCGTCGCGGACGCCGCCCGTCGGCTCGGGCTCGCGGTCGACCGGGTCGGCGTGCGTGACCTCGCGGCGGAGATCGAGTGGTCGAAGGTGTCCCTCGTCGTGCCCGACGAGTACGAGAAGGCCGTCGAGGCGGTGGGCCGCCCGATCCCGGCCGGGTACGACGCGCAGGCGGTCGCGCGCCTGCTCACCGCGTACGAGGAGACGAAGGCCGAGCGTGGCGTCATCGACTTCGAGGACGTGCTGCTCGACCTGGCCGGCATGCTCGTGCAGCGCGGTGAGATCGCCGAGGAGGTGCGCGCCCAGTACCGGCACTTCGTCGTCGACGAGTACCAGGACGTGAGCCCGTTGCAGCAGTTCCTGCTGCGCCAGTGGCTGGGCGGGCGGCACGAGCTGTGCGTGGTCGGCGACCCGAGCCAGACGATCTACTCCTTCGCCGGCGCCACCCCGTACCACCTGCAGACGTTCGCGCAGGACCACCCGCGCGCCACGGTGGTCCGCCTCGTGCGCGACTACCGGTCGACGCCGCAGGTCGTGTCCCTGGCCAACCGTCTGCTCGCGCCCACGCGTCGCGCGGGCGGACCCCAGCCGCTGCAGCTCATCGCGCAGCGACCCGACGGGCCGGACGTGCGCTACGTGGCCTACGCCGACGACGAGGACGAGGCGCAGGGCGTGGCCCATCGCGTCGCTCGCCTGGTCGCCGAGGGCGTGCCCGCCCGCGAGATCGCGGTGCTGTACCGGACGAACGCGCAGTCGGAGGCGTTCGAGCAGGCGTTCGCCGCGAGCGGCATCGCCTCGCAGGTGCGCGGCGGGGCACGGTTCTTCGCGCGACGTGACGTGCGCGAGGCGATCGTCCTGCTGCGCGGTGCCGCCCGCGCGACCGCGGACGACCAGTCGATGACCGAGGCGGTGCGGGACGTGCTGCGCACGTGCGGCTGGGCCGAGCGCGCACCCGAGTCGCGCGGTGCGGCCCGGGACCGGTGGGACGCCATGCAGGCGCTCGTGACGCTGGCCGACGAGCTGGAGGCCGAGCGGGCCCGCGGTGGCACCCGCGCGACCGTCGCCGACCTGGTCGCCGAGCTCGACGAGCGCGACGCCACGCAGCACGCGCCGACGGTCGACGGCGTGACCCTGGCCTCGCTGCACGCGGCGAAGGGCCTCGAGTGGGACGCGGTGTTCCTCGTCGGGCTGTCCGAGGGCCTGGTGCCGTTCGCGCTCGCCGACACCGACGCCGAGCTGGCCGAGGAGCGGCGGCTGCTCTACGTGGGGGTCACGCGCGCCCGCGCGCGCCTTGAGCTGTCGTTCGCCGCGGCGCGCGCGCCGGGTACGCGTGCGGTCCGCCGCCGCAGCCGGTTCCTCGACGGCCTCTGGCCGCAGGGTGACGCACCGGTCGGCCGCGGCCGTGGCGGTGCTCGCACGGGTGGCGCGACGGGCGCCGGCCGTGGCGGCGCAGGCCTGGACGAGCGCGTCGAGCCTCACCCCGGGGTCGTGGACGGCCTCACCCGGTGGCGCCGTCGCACGGCCGACGAGCTGGGGCGCACGACCACGAGCGTGCTGTCGGACGCCGCGATCACGGCCGTCGCCCGCCGCCTCCCGACGTCGCTGGCCGAGCTCGGCCAGGTCGCCGGGATCGGTGCGCGCACGCTCGGTTCCTACGGCCTCGAGCTCCTCGTGGTCGTCCGCGACAGTGCTGCCGACGGCGCCTCGGAATGA